The Puniceicoccus vermicola genome contains the following window.
GCGGCTGCCCTGATCCTGAAGAGCGTAGGAACCGGCTTTGTCCATGACCGGAACGTCTCGGATGTAGGCCCGGATGTCCTCATCCGAAAGCTCACGGAACTTGACCCGAGTGGAAACCGAAAAGACTTCCCGTTGCCCCTCGGCACCAATGAGGCAGACTCCCGTATGGACTTGATGCTCCTGCCCCGCCAACGAACGCAGCATGGCAAAGGCTTCGTCCTCATCCTTGGGCTTCCCGAGAACCCGATCGCCCAAGGCCACCACCGTATCAGATCCGAGAACCGACTGCCCCGGAAACCGGCCAGCCACCTCGGACGCTTTCAGCTCCGCATTATGGCGAACGATAAAAACCGGATCCCCCACAGGATCCTCATGCTCCTCAACCTGAGCAGGTTCGATCCGAAAGGAAACCCCCGCCTCCCGCAAGAGGTCGCTTCGCCGCGGTGAGGCCGAAGCCAGAATCAATCTCGAATCCTTCATAGCTCTCACCGTACCGAAAATCCCCCGAGTGAAAAGCCCGGAGACGAACCTCGTGGCCACGTCCGCCAATCCGCGTTAACGTCCTGCCTTGAGGAAGTGCGAGCTCGCAGGTGGAAAGATACACGGTCCGATCCAACGCGCGGGAGCAAGATGCTCCCATCACCCTACTCTCCCCCGTGCTCGCAGAAGGGGAACTACATTGGTTGATTGAGACTCCTCCCTTGCTTGCAGGGGAGGGGGACCAGCGCTAGCTGGTGGAGGGGTTCCGGCTCAGTCCTACTATCTGCAATCAAGCCTCGTAACCCACCTTCCCAACTTCTCCCGTTCCCTCGCCCATTCGACCCTCACCCCATAAGACCCACGCCCCAAAAGAATTAAACTTTCGCAAAATCTCAGCTTTTCCCTACCCTCTACCAACACGGAACGTCTCATATTATGGACCCGAAAAAACTAGCCCAAAGCTACGATCAGATCGCCGACCACTGGAACGGGGAAGAATTCAACAGCGACAACGGACTCCCGCAACATCGTCGTGCTCTCCAGTTTGTCCGGAATCCTGGCTTGGCCCTCGACATTGGCTGCGGCTCCAGCGGGCGTTTCATCGATCTCCTCCTGGGGGAGGGATTTACCGTCGAGGGCTTAGACCTCTCCAGTCGGATGATCGATCTCTCCCGCAAGCGTCATCCCGAGGTGACCTTCCATCACGCCGACATCACAAAATGGAAAATCCCCCAGCTCTATGATTTCATCACCGCCTGGGACAGCATTTGGCACATGCCTCTCACTGCCCACGAATCTACTCTCCGGAAAATTCTTCAAGCTCTCAAACCCGGAGGAATCTTCATCTATACCGCGGGAGGTCTGGATACCCCCGGTGAAAAATACGACTCCAACATGGGGCCCGAAGTCTACTACAGCGTCTTGGGAGTGCCCAAGAACCTTGCCATTTTCACCGAAGAGGACTGCGT
Protein-coding sequences here:
- a CDS encoding Maf family protein, whose amino-acid sequence is MKDSRLILASASPRRSDLLREAGVSFRIEPAQVEEHEDPVGDPVFIVRHNAELKASEVAGRFPGQSVLGSDTVVALGDRVLGKPKDEDEAFAMLRSLAGQEHQVHTGVCLIGAEGQREVFSVSTRVKFRELSDEDIRAYIRDVPVMDKAGSYALQDQGSRIVESVSGSRSNVIGLPLEEVLEALRRLEV
- a CDS encoding class I SAM-dependent methyltransferase; the encoded protein is MDPKKLAQSYDQIADHWNGEEFNSDNGLPQHRRALQFVRNPGLALDIGCGSSGRFIDLLLGEGFTVEGLDLSSRMIDLSRKRHPEVTFHHADITKWKIPQLYDFITAWDSIWHMPLTAHESTLRKILQALKPGGIFIYTAGGLDTPGEKYDSNMGPEVYYSVLGVPKNLAIFTEEDCVCRHLEYDQYPELHLYFIVQKK